In one Thermodesulfobium acidiphilum genomic region, the following are encoded:
- a CDS encoding branched-chain amino acid ABC transporter permease yields the protein MFLQQLVNGVTLGSVYALIALGYTMVYGILELINFAHGEIFMMGSFFGLLFWWILEMTGLSKVIPIPLAIFLMFIFSMIATAFLGALLEFIAYRPLRSVTNRLIPLISALGASIFLQNFAMLTFGSTNRVYPAIFPDVGWNLFHARISLIQIFIFITCILIMAGLTVLVNKTKLGRSMRAVAQDYVTASLMGIRVNRIITITFMIGSSLAAAAGVMYGMYYGVAKFDMGYLAGLKAFTAAVLGGIGNIPGAMLGGFCLGIIESFGAGYISSEYKDMFAFLMLLFILLLRPSGLLGQQVPDKV from the coding sequence ATTTTTTTACAACAGCTTGTAAATGGAGTAACTTTGGGTTCTGTGTATGCCCTGATTGCATTGGGCTATACTATGGTTTATGGGATACTTGAACTTATCAACTTTGCACACGGAGAGATCTTTATGATGGGGTCTTTTTTTGGTCTACTTTTCTGGTGGATATTGGAGATGACAGGTCTTTCAAAGGTTATACCTATTCCACTTGCTATCTTTCTGATGTTTATATTTTCTATGATCGCCACAGCTTTCCTGGGAGCTCTTCTGGAGTTTATTGCATATCGTCCACTAAGGAGTGTGACAAACAGGCTCATACCCTTGATCAGTGCCCTTGGTGCATCAATTTTTTTGCAAAATTTTGCTATGCTTACGTTTGGTTCTACAAATAGGGTGTATCCTGCAATATTTCCAGATGTTGGGTGGAATCTGTTTCACGCGAGGATAAGCCTGATACAGATATTTATTTTTATTACGTGTATTCTAATAATGGCAGGCTTAACCGTTCTTGTAAACAAGACAAAGCTAGGTAGATCTATGAGAGCTGTAGCACAGGACTATGTTACAGCAAGCTTGATGGGTATAAGGGTCAATAGAATTATTACAATTACCTTTATGATAGGTTCATCCTTAGCTGCTGCTGCTGGAGTGATGTATGGAATGTACTACGGAGTTGCAAAATTTGATATGGGATATCTTGCTGGCTTGAAGGCTTTTACGGCCGCTGTGCTTGGTGGGATAGGTAACATACCTGGCGCTATGCTTGGTGGCTTTTGTCTTGGTATTATAGAGAGCTTTGGTGCTGGTTATATTTCTTCTGAATATAAAGATATGTTTGCTTTTCTTATGCTTTTATTCATCTTGCTACTTAGACCTTCTGGTCTCTTAGGCCAGCAGGTACCAGATAAAGTATGA